The genomic interval ACCTCACCATCGAAGAATTCAGGCTGGTCGTCGCCCTGGGCCGTTTCTGGCTGCTCGAAGGTGGCCTGTTCATCATCTTCCAGGGTTTCGCCAGGGTCTGGTGGCTGAGGTGATGCAGAGGGAAGTGGGCTGCTGGTGAGGCGTTGCAGTCGCCGTTCCAGGGCACGGTGAATGGCCAGGGCGCTGCTGGCAGCGAGTTTGCGGTAGGTGGTCATCACGAAGCCGATCGCGCGGGCGCCGCGCTGCTGGGCCGAGAGCCGGGCACTGGTCTGGTAACCGCGTTGGAAGTAACGGCCCAGCGCGGCCTCGAACTGGCGTTCTTCATCGCCGATTGGCGTTTCGATGGCGCGTGTGACTTTACCTTTGAAGATGAAGTTGCCCTGCGCGTCCGTGACGTCCGCCTTGCGGTTGCGGATGATCATCCCGCTGAGAATCTCCGGGTGCAGTTGAACTTCCTGGATACGCTGGCGCCACTGCGGATCAGGCCTCAGTAACTCCAGCAGAGCCTGGAAGCGGTCAAGGTCACCCTGGTGGGGCGTGCCGGTGAGCAGCAGCACGGCGTCAGCGGCGCGGCGCACTTCCAGGGCCATCCTGTAGCGGTCGGTGTATTTGAAGGTGCGGCCGTACTGGCGCCGGGAGAGGCGGTGCGCTTCATCGAACACAGCCAGATCCCAGCGGCCTGAACGCTGGAGTTTTTCTAGGTGCGCGTCCTGTTTCAGCCGGTCCATGCTGACGATGACCAGGTCGTAGAGTCGCCACTGTGTGTCATCACTGATGTGAAAGTCCTCGCCGTAGATGACGGCCTCGCGCAGTCCGAAACGGTCTCGGAGTTCAGCCTGCCATTGACGGGTGATGCCGGAGGGAACGACCAGCAGGAAGCGCCGCAGCCGCCGGCGCCGCAATGCCGTGAGCAGCAGGCCCACCTCAATGGTCTTACCGAGGCCCACGTCGTCGGCGATCAGCCAGTCCAGGTGGGCACTGGAGAGGATCCGGTGAACCAGGTGAATCTGATGGGGCAGGGGGTCAATGTCGATGGGAGAGAGCGCCCCGGTGGTTTCGGCCCAGTGCTGCAGGGCGTGTGAGAGCTGGCGCAGGCGGAATCGTTCAGCACTGCCGGTTGGTGGGTGGACGCGGTGATCAAACAGCGCCGCTGGACTCCAGATGGGCAGCAGGTTCTGCCAGGGTAGCCAGTGGCGTTCACCTTGCCAGAAGTCCACCAGGAGTTGTTCGCGTCCACCCAGGGTGCGGTGGCCGATCACCTGGCCCTCACCACGGGATGTGCGCAGGGTGCTGGGACGCTCGACGATGGTGGTGCCGGTGCCAAATCCGCAGCGGAGGGTGGAGGCAGGACGGGTGGTGAGGCTGCCGTCCTGCCACTGCACGTCCACAGGGTCATGGCCGCGCAGGACATGTCCGGTCTGTCCAGTCTGCGGGCAGCGCACAATGCTGCCTTTGGGGAGGTTCATGCAGCTCCTTAGGATGAATCAGGCCTGGAAACGTCGTCGCGCCAGACGCTGGAGGTCGATCTCATCGTCCCAGTCCTCACCGTCTTCAGGGAGGATGTCACTGCGCAACCAGTTGATCCAGGTTTCAATGTCCACATCTGCTGGCATCTCATCCAGGATGGTCTGCAACTGGTAAGCGAACGCAACATGGGCGCATCCGATCTGCTCATGCAGGGCTTCAAGAAGCAGAATGACTTCCTCGAAGCAGGGTGTAGAACTGAAGCGGGAAACGAACTGTTCACAGGTGCGGCGGCTGATGCTGGAGGCCGCACGGTGCCATTCTCCGTTACGCATGCGGTAGTCGGCTCCGAAGTGTTCCTGCGCTGGCCACCACGCGTAGAGCTCCTCGGCCAGCCAGATGTCCTCCTGGGCCATGGTTTGCAGCTGGCGGGTGACACGTTGGACTTTGAGTGCCGGGTTTGTGCCGGCCAGCAGGTCTTCGATCAGGTTGATCTGGTGGTGGCGTCCGAGGTCGGCAGCGACCTTGACGGCAATCTGGCGGGTGCGTTCGGCGGGAGTGACAAACTGGCGCAGTTCAGTGGTCTGGACAGTTGGCTGCGTGCCAACAGGATTCAGTTGCCCAGGCAGTGTTCCCAGCCACGGATTCACCTGTGGGGGTTGTGCTGCACTCTCAGGTGGCCTGGCGAAGCTGGGGAGGTCAGCCCGAAGTGGGCTGGTCATCTCGGGCAGGGGAAAAGCTGCGGCGCTCGTTGTTCCAGATGTCTGAGGAAGGGGAATGGGAGGCTCTGGTAAGACTGTGAGGGCTTCAGTGACCTGGGGGACTGCAGGCTCTTCAGCGGGCATCAGGCATGTATCCCGTGCCACGACGGGCTGAGGCTCCTGTTTCATGTCGGCCCAGGGAAGCAGAGGAGCGAGTGGTAAGGAGGGTTCAGGTGGCTGAAGGGGAAAGGGCACCACTGAAGGCTGGTGAAGGCCAGTGGGTGTAGGCCCAGGCCAGGGAAGGTTTGGCAGGAGAGATGGGGTAGGAGGTGCTGGCGTTATAGCTTGCTGATTCAGATAACTTCTGGCGGCCTGAACGGTGCGGTATTCAGCGGGCCAGGTTTGCCAGTGGTGTTCCAGTGATTGCTGGATGGTGGAGAGCCTCCGGCTGCTTTCCCGCCAGCGCTGCCACAGCCCCTCACCCTCTGCGCGGCGCTTGAGCAGGTCTTCCCAGGCCTGAAGCGTATCGGGCAGGTGGTACCTGGCCGCGAGCGCTGGCCAGGTCGCCAGATGCGCCTGTTGCGAATCATTCAGTTCCGTTGTGGTGATTTCGAACAGCTTCTGCGCCTGATCCCTGGCCTGCTGCGCCGCCACCTGCTGGGCGCTGAGGTGTCTGATGCGGTCTCCCCAGTACCCGGTGCGCCCCTGGTAGTGGGCAGAAATGTCGCTGGGTTCGAGTGTATGCGGCGCATTTGTAGTGCGCCTGACCTGCTCATAATCCTGTTCTGAACGTTGCACTTGACGTTCAACCCAGTTCAGTTCCTGCTGTAAGGCACTCTGCTTTCCGGATAGGGTCGTCCAGATTTTCCCCAGCCCACGCTGCGCCTGCAGCTTTTCGCGGATGCTGGCCGCCTGGGTTCTGGCCTGCATCACCCGATTTGCGCTGGGCAGCAACTGGCGAAGGCCACTCAGCTCCTGATCAGCCTGTTCACGCTCCCGTTGAAGTTGTTGAGCCAAATTGCTGACGGTCTCACTGAACTGGCTGAGGGTTTCAGGGTTTTGCTTCGCGAGCTCTTGATTGAGGCGACCGAGCTGGGTGTGCCACATGGTTAACCCAGCCGGTGGGCCAGTGCTGAAGTATTCGGCGAGTTGCAGGGCACCCGACCGACCGGCCCAGCGTTCAAGTTCCTGTTCAAGTTGTTTCTGTGTGCTTTGCAGGTGCTCGAGTTGATCAAGGAGTTTGATGACGGAGTTGCCCTCCTGCTGGCTAAAGGAGAGGGACAGGGTTGGAAACTGGGAATCAGGAAGCAGCGGATTGGTCATGGAGCATCGTTGTTTGTGGAAAAGGACGCCAGAGGTATCCCGGATGTGTTGTTCATGAGATGCTTTTCATGGTACTGCGAGAATCGGAACGCCGGACGACAGTTTGTGGTGTGGGCATTCATGCCTCCAGGCTACGCCAGGCGGGCGTCACCTCTTGACGCATGGTCGCGCCAGTAAGGACGACAGGTTCTGGCATCTTTGCATGTTGCGCCAAGCCGTGGAGAGCTGAGCGTGTCACTCCCACTCGGGTGGCACGGCCAAACCTTCAGACAGGAGACGGGGGACATGAAGGGCAAGCCCCCTCCTGAGCTCACCCGCGTCGACAACCAGGCTGCTTCGCTAGATCGTCCAGGTTCCACAGGCTAACAAGGCGGCGACAGAGCGACCGATCTCAATCAGCGATGGTTCAAGAACAACGGATACCAATCCGCGTCGAACTGCCGAACAGGCCAATTCATTTCTTCACTGGTTCCAGCAGACTGGAGCGTGGGGATTACCGCAAACCAGGTCAACAGCGGTAACTGAGCCTGGTGAACCACTGACGAGAGGCCAGAAGCTCGTCCTGTCTCTTCCGTTACCTGCAGAAATGAAACCCCGTCCTATCTGGCGATGGCTCGTTGCCCTTACACGGCTCAGAGGTTATACCCTTCTGTTAATGAAAATTGCCACGGTGTTCAATCATGCGGGAGGCGCTGGCAAGACCAGCATCGTGCGGGACGTCGGCTATGAGCTAGCGGCAACCGGTAAGCGAGTCCTTCTGATCGACCTTGACCCGCAGGCCAGCCTGACCAAGTGGCTGGGCGTGACAGA from Deinococcus fonticola carries:
- a CDS encoding helicase-related protein, giving the protein MNLPKGSIVRCPQTGQTGHVLRGHDPVDVQWQDGSLTTRPASTLRCGFGTGTTIVERPSTLRTSRGEGQVIGHRTLGGREQLLVDFWQGERHWLPWQNLLPIWSPAALFDHRVHPPTGSAERFRLRQLSHALQHWAETTGALSPIDIDPLPHQIHLVHRILSSAHLDWLIADDVGLGKTIEVGLLLTALRRRRLRRFLLVVPSGITRQWQAELRDRFGLREAVIYGEDFHISDDTQWRLYDLVIVSMDRLKQDAHLEKLQRSGRWDLAVFDEAHRLSRRQYGRTFKYTDRYRMALEVRRAADAVLLLTGTPHQGDLDRFQALLELLRPDPQWRQRIQEVQLHPEILSGMIIRNRKADVTDAQGNFIFKGKVTRAIETPIGDEERQFEAALGRYFQRGYQTSARLSAQQRGARAIGFVMTTYRKLAASSALAIHRALERRLQRLTSSPLPSASPQPPDPGETLEDDEQATFEQPETAQGDDQPEFFDGEVAMLENLLAQSTRLLQNDRKLQAFLELLIDQIDQQEKVLIFTEYRSTQEQLLAALEERCPGKVDVIHGGQHQRQRQAAIEHFEDAGRFLVSTEAGGEGFNLQRRCHILINYDQPWNPMRLVQRVGRLYRYGQELPVIVFNLRTQGNLDDLILDHMYSKLEAVAAGMAAVSDEYREGLHEDILGSIAGFLDVAAILEEGRDVSLDRTQERIDEALERARQAARRQEDLMRFASSFDPDALNSELPMDQRHLPAFIEGMLLTSGGEVRSRLHGGAVWEINLGEGLGKTLNTRQLNRIAFTRQAANRHRAELIDNGHPLLKHFFKQAQEYDFQGQVACLSLPAEVVGCTELRWQDESGKPMRESYRVFYKIQGNWTLNPPAFSEWLLKPTDDAGQQESDVTSSDIALQADTILCQECTDDTHPAGLRHVGLAWGSEI